A stretch of DNA from bacterium:
CGGCGGCCACTGGAAAGTTGCGCCGAGAATCGTCGAATCGCCATAGCCGAAGATACCGTCACCCGGACCAGCGTCCCGGGCAACCCATGGATAAAAGTGGCCGTCGGACCGCACTCGGTGGCCACTGATAACTGCAGCGCCGGATGAGTCGGCGCCAATAGCACCGTAGCCCGTGCGTATGCTGGCCGGGAACACAACGATGCCGTCATCGGCCATGTAGTCCGCTCCCTGCCAGAGCCATGAATGACTGGAGTACTCATAGAAGTTGTAGTACATGCGCCGGCTCGGGAAGGTCTGTCCACTCAGGTCGGTGCAATACATCCAGGTCACGTGTACTCCGTGTCCCGGCGAGTTCACGATCATTCTCCAGATCGGACCGTTGGCCCACCAGTCGTAGGTCGATCCGCCGATGGTATCGATCTTGCCGACGAGAGCGCGCGCCGGGACGCCAGTCCCCGCGTGTCCACCCAACGCCGCTTGGGCCGGGGTGAGATTCCGAGGCATTACGCCCTGCACCGGCACGACATCGGTCGGCGATGTCGACGGCTGGGCTTTGCCTGACGCCAGCGCCAGGATTGGCACCAGCAGAACCAGACACAGCAAGTTACGCATCAGACTCCTCCTCGTATGGTTATGTTTGCCAGCATGCCCTCAGCCCGTTGCCTCAGGGTCGCTGTGCTGGCCATCGCAAGTCCTACCGGCTCGTCCTGCCCCGGCTTGGGACTATCCCAAGCGAACCGACGCCTTCACCGCTCTGCTAAGCACGTCAACGCTGGTCACGACCTCGAATCGCTGAACGCACTCAGTCATTAGGCGACGGACGTCATTGTTCAGAGCATCTCTAATCTAGTAAAACTGCGCCTGAAGTCAAGCTGCCCACACCGCGTTCCGGCCACATCTTGATGCAGTCAGGGCCGTGTTCAGATTTCAACCATGCCCCGTCCTTGCAAAAAAGCGGCGGGCAGGTATGATAGCTGATTGAGTTCGAGAGAATCGGCTCCAGCCAATGCGCGTCCATACCCGCCGCGCGGCAAGGCGGCCGGGTTCAACGTGTCAATCGGCACTTCGCCCGGTGTCAGCCGGCTGCGGTTCTCCCAGCACTCGCTTCCAGGAGCCGGTACCGCGAATATCAAGATCGAATCCGCGCATTCCGTCACAGCTAATTAACAGAGGTAAACAGCATGAAGCTTACCGGATACGGCATGAGGCATTGGGCGCCAGGCCTGGCCTTGCTGGCATCGCTCGTTCTTTCCAGTCCGACTGCCTCCGACCTAGAGTCTCGCGTAACCGAGTTTACGCTCCCGAACGGCCTCGATGTCATAGTCTACGTCGACTCTTCCGCCCCGATCGTCTCGACCAACGCCTACTACAAGGTGGGCTCGTACGATGAGGCGGTCGGGCACACCGGCATCTCGCACATGCTGGAGCACATGACGTTCAAGCACACGGACATCTACAAGCCGGGCGACTTCGACCGCATCGTGGACTCGGCCGGCGGCAACAACAACGGGTTCACGACGGAGCCCTTTACCGCCTATTACGAAGACTTCGCCAAGGACCGCTATGACCTCGCGCTCAGGATCGAGGCCTCGCGCATGGGAAAGTGCGTCTTTGTGGACTCCGAGTTCCAGAGCGAACACCAGGTCGTGTCCGAGGAACGACGGCTCCATGACAACAATCCGGGCACCGAGCTCTGGGAGGAGTTCGGCGCCATCGCCCTGCTGGTTCATCCCTCGCGCAACCCCACCATTGGCTGGCCGTTCGACGTGGCGCGCTACAAGGTCCAGGACGTGCAGAACTGGTACGAGCAGCACTACAACCCGGCCAATGCCGTTCTCGTGGTTGCAGGCGACGTACGGCCCGCGGACGTGAAGGCCAAGGTCCAGAAGTATTTCGGCAATCTGGTGGGCAAACCCGTGACACGTGCAGACTACTATGATGCCGAGCCGCCGCAGCACGGCGAGCGGAGCATCACCGTCCGCAAGCGTGTGCGCATCCCGTCTCTGATGATCGGCTTCCACTCACCCGGAGTACGCGACACGGCCGAGTTCTATGCGGCCGAGGTCGCCGGGTCGATTGCGGGCGGCGGCCGCAGCTCCCGCTTGTGGAAGAAGCTCGTAACCGAACTCGGGCTCGCCACATCGGTCTGGGCCGGCAACTCGGTTGACCACGACCCGGGGCTGTTCCAGGTCGGCGTAACGCCCAAGGCCGAGAGTCTGATTCCCCGTATCGAGCAGGTCGTCCAGTCCGAACTGAACCGGCTTGGGACCGAACCGGCCAGCGAACGGGAGCTCCAGCGGGTACGCAATCAGGTACTCGCCAGCCAGTACTTCCAGCGCGACGACGTTTCGGACATGGCCTACCTGCTGGCGCGTAGCAAGATTCTCTATGGTGACTGGCGGGCGATGGAGCAATACGAACCCGGTATCGAACGCGTAACCGCCGAGCAGGTGCGCGACTTCTGCCACAAGTACCTTGTCCCTGACAACCGCACAACCGGCATCCTCGTGTCGGCAAAGGAGGCAAAGTGAGGGATTTCAGATTTCAGATTCTAGATTGTAGATTGATGCAGATTTGCCTTGTGGCTTTTGGCTTCTGCCTTTTGGCTTCATCTGCTTCTGCCCTTCCTCTGTATCGCGACTCTCTGCCTAACGGTCTTATCGTCCTGACCTATGAGGACCATCGGCTGCCGACCGCCTCTTTCAGCCTGGTCTGCCGCTCCGGTGCTGCCTGTGACCCTGAAGGGAAGGCCGGCACCGCGGCGCTCACCGCGGAAATGCTCACCCGCGGAACCGCGACGATGTCCGGCGACTCGATATCGAGTCTGGTCGAGTTCCTGGGCGGCGACTTTCACGGGTCGGCGTCTGGAGACTTCATGGACCTGAGTACACAGGTCCTGTCCAAGGACGTCCCGACGGCGCTGGACCTGCTTGCCGACGCCGCGCTCCACCCGGCCTTCGACCCGAAGGAGCTGAAGCTTGCTCTCGATCGCTTCCTGTCCGGGGCGCAGCGCATCAAGGACTCGCCGAATCAGCAGGTCGACCAGGAGTTCATAAAGCTCGTGTATCAGGGGCTGCCTTACGGCCATCCGAACTACGGCGACACGCTCTCGATTCCCCTTATCAAGCGCGAGGACCTGCTCGCGTTCTACAATACCTACGTGAAGCCCAACAACTGCTTCATCATCGCAGTGGGTGACGTGAAACGGGCTGACCTCGTTGCGGCCGTTACTCAGCGCCTCGGTTCGTGGACCCCGGCCCAAGTGCCGCAGCCCAAATCCCTGACTGCCACCTATCCTGACCGCATGAAGGTGAAGGTCATCACCCGTTCCGACATGAATCAAACCTATGTTGAGTTCGGCCACCCGGGCATCACGGCGACCGATCCTGACATGCTCGCGACCCGCCTGATGTCCTACATTCTTGGCGGCTCGGCTATGAACTCACGCCTGGGAAACACGGTACGTGAAAAGGGCGGCCTTGCTTATGACGTCCGCTGCTGGTTTGACCGGAACACTTTGCCCGGCGCCTACCACGCCACGGTACAGACCGCCAATCCCAAGGAAGCCATCGCCAAGATGCTGCGCGTAATCCAGGTCATGCACGATTCAGGCGCGGCCGCCGCTGAACTGGAGAAGGCACAGAACTACTACACCGGCAGCTTCCCGCTCACCTACAGCTCGACCGGTGGCAAGCGGTCACAGGTCCTGACCATGGAGTTGTTCCACTACGGCATGGACTGGCTCGACAAGTTCCCGGACCGAGTGCGCGCAGTCACGCTCGACCAAGTCAACAAAGCCGCCAGCGACCACATCAAACCCGGCAAGTACTGGATGGTCATCCTCGGCCCGGTGACAAAGGAAGACCTCGGCCTAACCGATGTGGAGTGGATCCAGTGAAGGCACTGAACATGGCCGGTGAGGACATCTTCTTGGACTAACTCACGGAAACCAGGTGCCATGCATGAAGTCGAAGTCAAGATACTGGACATCGACCGCGCGGCGGTCGAAGGTCGGCTTGCCGCGCTGGGCGCCGAGTTGTGTTTCGACGGACGTCTGGATGCGTCCTTTTTCGACTTCCCAACCGGCCATCTTGGGTTAGCAGGGAGTCTGCTCCGCCTGCGCCAGGAAGGCAACCGGGCGGTCCTGACCTTCAAGCGCCGAACCGAAGAGGAAGGGGCCAAAGTCCGGGAGGAAAACGAAGTCGCGGTGGCTGACTTCGACGCCTGCCGAAAACTGCTGGAGGCGATGGGAATGATCGAGACATCGCGGGTCGAGAAGCACCGGACCAGCTACCGGCTGGGACCGGCGACGGTAGTGATTGACCGCTACGTCGGCGAGCTATCGTTCATACCGGAGTTCGTCGAGGTCGAGGCCGAGAGTGTCGATGCGGTTCGTTTCGTTGCCGCCCAACTGGGCTTCGCACGCACGGACCTACAACCATGGGGCCTGGCGCAGCTTATAGAATACTACCGAAGCGCCGCCGGCGGTTTGACCTGACCTGTCCGGGCGGTAGAATGTCGGCGCTGTGAATCTCGGCAAGTTCCAACTGTACAGCCTGTCCGACGGGTTCTTCGGACTCGACGGCGGGGCGATGTTCGGTGTCGTACCCAAGCCCATCTGGGAACGCACGAACCAGCCTGACGATAGGAACCGGATTCGACTGGCGCTAAGGCCGCTGCTCATCGTAGCCGGCGACGAACGGTTGCTGATCGACACGGGTATCGGTGACAAGTGGGATACCCGGAACACCGACATCTACCGCATCGAGCATACGGATACTATCGAATCGTCGCTTGCACGCGCCGGGTTCGTGCCCGATGATGTCACCAGAGTCGTGCTCACCCATCTGCACTTCGACCACGCCGGGGCCACGACCAAACTCGACGATTCCGGCCGACCCGTCCCCCGTTTCCCGAATGCGCGCCATTATGTCCAGCAGAAGGAATGGGACGCGGCGGTCACGCCGAACCGCCGCACTCGCGCCTCGTACGTGGACGACGACTTTCTGCCGATCCAGGGTGCGGGCCTGCTTGAACTCATCGACGGCGACGTCGAACTCGTGCCCGGTATCGAGCTCAAGTTGACCGGAGGCCATACGCCAGGCCATCAGATAGTACTGCTCAGGGATAGCACTATCCGCATGATGGACACAGGGATAGAGGAACAAAGCGATAGAGTGACAGATTCCGGACACTCGATCCCTGGATCCCTTGATCCCTCGATCCCTGTTCTTGCCGTCTTCTGGGCCGACCTGATCCCCACGCGTTCACATATTGCCACGCCCTACATTATGGGGTATGATTTGCTCCCGCTTGAAACGATGGAACAGAAGGAGAAGCTAGTGGGGCTGGCGATTGCCGGCCGGTGGG
This window harbors:
- a CDS encoding class IV adenylate cyclase — encoded protein: MHEVEVKILDIDRAAVEGRLAALGAELCFDGRLDASFFDFPTGHLGLAGSLLRLRQEGNRAVLTFKRRTEEEGAKVREENEVAVADFDACRKLLEAMGMIETSRVEKHRTSYRLGPATVVIDRYVGELSFIPEFVEVEAESVDAVRFVAAQLGFARTDLQPWGLAQLIEYYRSAAGGLT
- a CDS encoding pitrilysin family protein; the encoded protein is MASSASALPLYRDSLPNGLIVLTYEDHRLPTASFSLVCRSGAACDPEGKAGTAALTAEMLTRGTATMSGDSISSLVEFLGGDFHGSASGDFMDLSTQVLSKDVPTALDLLADAALHPAFDPKELKLALDRFLSGAQRIKDSPNQQVDQEFIKLVYQGLPYGHPNYGDTLSIPLIKREDLLAFYNTYVKPNNCFIIAVGDVKRADLVAAVTQRLGSWTPAQVPQPKSLTATYPDRMKVKVITRSDMNQTYVEFGHPGITATDPDMLATRLMSYILGGSAMNSRLGNTVREKGGLAYDVRCWFDRNTLPGAYHATVQTANPKEAIAKMLRVIQVMHDSGAAAAELEKAQNYYTGSFPLTYSSTGGKRSQVLTMELFHYGMDWLDKFPDRVRAVTLDQVNKAASDHIKPGKYWMVILGPVTKEDLGLTDVEWIQ
- a CDS encoding MBL fold metallo-hydrolase; translated protein: MNLGKFQLYSLSDGFFGLDGGAMFGVVPKPIWERTNQPDDRNRIRLALRPLLIVAGDERLLIDTGIGDKWDTRNTDIYRIEHTDTIESSLARAGFVPDDVTRVVLTHLHFDHAGATTKLDDSGRPVPRFPNARHYVQQKEWDAAVTPNRRTRASYVDDDFLPIQGAGLLELIDGDVELVPGIELKLTGGHTPGHQIVLLRDSTIRMMDTGIEEQSDRVTDSGHSIPGSLDPSIPVLAVFWADLIPTRSHIATPYIMGYDLLPLETMEQKEKLVGLAIAGRWVSFFEHDPDLASGVIEVENGKPFLRPFAE
- a CDS encoding pitrilysin family protein is translated as MKLTGYGMRHWAPGLALLASLVLSSPTASDLESRVTEFTLPNGLDVIVYVDSSAPIVSTNAYYKVGSYDEAVGHTGISHMLEHMTFKHTDIYKPGDFDRIVDSAGGNNNGFTTEPFTAYYEDFAKDRYDLALRIEASRMGKCVFVDSEFQSEHQVVSEERRLHDNNPGTELWEEFGAIALLVHPSRNPTIGWPFDVARYKVQDVQNWYEQHYNPANAVLVVAGDVRPADVKAKVQKYFGNLVGKPVTRADYYDAEPPQHGERSITVRKRVRIPSLMIGFHSPGVRDTAEFYAAEVAGSIAGGGRSSRLWKKLVTELGLATSVWAGNSVDHDPGLFQVGVTPKAESLIPRIEQVVQSELNRLGTEPASERELQRVRNQVLASQYFQRDDVSDMAYLLARSKILYGDWRAMEQYEPGIERVTAEQVRDFCHKYLVPDNRTTGILVSAKEAK